Part of the Primulina huaijiensis isolate GDHJ02 chromosome 15, ASM1229523v2, whole genome shotgun sequence genome is shown below.
GTTACCTGGGAATGATGTTCATCCTACAGGTGATGATTTTGGATTAAGGGGatccaattttattttaatcattttttggcTTTATTTTCTCTCTTAAAATTTTGAGGTAAACATCCCGTCTTGCTGTTGTGGAGATCTGGGAGCTGTTTCATCTTCTGTGTCCCATGAGGACACTTTTTGCTTCTGAATCTTGTAAAGAAACACAGCTAAATTCCATCAATCCACAGTCATGGCTCCAAGTTGAAAGAGGAAAGCTTTCGAAATTTGCAGCACAGTCTCCATCTTCAATGTAAACAATGGACCCCTCTCTCTCTTGTACTATAATTGAATGTTAAGACCTTCCATTCGTTATTCATGTGATTAAGTCTTAATACCTAAAATTTATGTTGTTTGTAGAGAATCTCTTATCAAGGTCCCTGAACCTCCAATTCTTCCACATTACAAGCCTGTAGATTATGTAGAAGATTTAGCTCAACTTCATGAAGAACTCGAGTCATGTCCCCCAGAGGAGAGATCGAATCTTTACTTGTTGCAGTACCAGGTCTTTAAGGGTCTTGGAGAAGCCAAATTGATGAGAAGGAGCCTTCGCTCCGCCTGGCTCAAAGCAACCACTGTTTATGAGAAAATTGTCTTTGGGGCATGGCTGAAATATGGGAAGCAAGGTGAAGATATTATCTCTGACTTACTGTCATCTTGTGGTAAATGTCAGGAATTTGGAGCTATAGACATTGCATCTGAATTTCCTGTCAGCAAAGTTCCAAGTTTTCCATGTACTTTGGACGACACTGGTTGTCCACAGATTGTTTCTTTTCGAATTGGAGACAAGAATATTGCCTGTGATAGGCATAAGATTGCAGAACTGTCAGCTCCATTTCATGCCATGCTTAATGGGTCATTTACTGAAGCCTTGTGTGATGACATTAATCTGTCGGAAAACAATATTTCCCCTTCAGGAATGATGGTCATTAATAAATTTAGCACTACAGGAAGCTTAAATGAAGTCCCCGCAGATCTTTTGTTAGAGATATTGGTATTTGCAAATAGATTTTGTTGTGAAAGCCTCAAGGATGCTTGTGATAGGAAACTTGCTTCTTTTGTAATCTCGACACAAGATGCGGTGGAACTCTTTGAGTATGCTCTTGAAGAAAACTCCCCTGTCCTGGCCGCGACTTGTCTGCAGGTTTTCCTTCACGAACTACCTCACTCATTAAATGACCCACAGGTAGTTGAATTGTTAAGCGGCCTCAGTCTGCAGCAAAGGTCTATAATGGTGGGGCCTGcttcatttttcctttattcTCTATTAACCGAAGTCGCTATGAATTCTGATCCTGGTTCAGACATATCAGTTCTTTTCTCGAAGCAGTCAGTAGACTGTGCTGGAAGCAGCCGACAGAAAATGTTAGCTCTTCATAAGTTGGGATGTGTTAGATTCCTCAGAAAAGAATATGATGAAGCAGAGAAGCTTTTCGAGTCTGCTTTGCGTGAAGGCCATGTTTATTCTGTTGTTGGCTTAGCCCGATTATGTCATATTGATGGTCATAAACATTTGTCATACGAAAAGATGAACTCTGTCATATCCTCATATACTCCTCTTGGATGGATGTATCAAGAGAGGTCTTTATATTGCGAGGGCGAGAAAAGGTTGGGAGACCTTGAGAAAGCTACAGAGTTGGACCCAACCTTGACTTATCCCTACATGTATCGAGCTGCATCTTTGATGAGGAAACCAGATGTCCAGGCGGCCCTTGCAGAAATCAATAGGGTTCTTGGGTTTAAACTTGCACTAGAATGCTTAGAGCTGCGCTTCTGTTTCTATCTCGCCCTTGAGGATTACAAATCAGCTATATGTGATGTACAGGCAATTCTTACTCTATGTCCAGATTATCGGATGTTTGATGGACGAGTTGCAGCTTCCCAACTTCGGATTCTTGTGCGAGAGCATGTTGAAAACTGGACAACAGCTGATTGTTGGCTGCAACTATATGATAGATGGTCATTAGTTGATGATATTGGATCACTCTCAGTGATATACCAGATGCTCGAGTCTGATGCTTCTAAAGGAGTCCTGTACTTCAGGCAGTCTTTGCTTCTTTTAAGGTAACATTTGCCGCCATTACTCTCTCAACAAGTTTACCTGGCATTTCTGTTAGGAAACAATGTAGTATATGTATCACATGTTTTGTTTTCTGTGGTAGCTGCATTTAACATGCCAATATCATCTTTTTATCTTATGTGACTGCATTATAGTCTCAACGGTCAATTGCCTTGTAAAGCCCTTCTATCCTCTCCTGCCTTCTGGTCCATTGATGGATACCTATTTTTAGTTTTTGCTGGGGGTTACATAAATGATCAGTTACCACATGTGACAAGGCATTGGTGCTCCTGTCTTTTTAACTGGTACATTTGTGTATCGGTTTTACCCTTGCATCGACCATATGGAAAACTCAAGTAAATTAAATTCTGATGTTACTTAATTTGTTATTAGACTGAATTGTCCTGAAGCAGCCATGCGAAGTTTGCAACTAGCACGTCAGCATGCTTCCAACGAACCCGAACGGTTAGTTTACGAGGGATGGATCCTATATGATACTGGCCATTGTGAAGAAGGGCTAAAGAAAGCTGAGGAATCCATAAAACTTCAGAGATCCTTTGAAGCTTTTTTCCTAAAAGCCTATGCTTTAGCTGACTCTAGTCAGGATCCTTCTTGTTCCTCCACTGTTATATCCCTTCTCGAGGAAGCGTTGAAATGCCCATCAGATAGACTTCGAAAAGGTCAGGTATGATTTTCTTTTCTACCAACTTTTAAATTCTCTGAAGAAAAAACCATCATCAATAATTCAAAACCCCATCctatgtaaatttatttttcaaacgattagttgatttttttcatatttgattttCGGTGTTAGCATCAGTGGGAGGAGTCAAGATCCAAGGTTCATTGGgggaaaatataaaatactactgtctaaaatatatatatatatatatatataaaatacagTATTGCATTAGAGTCTACAAGAGGCATCAATCTTGTGATATTATTTTGACAATGTAGTTTTTTGAAGTGCtgtaattattgttttttttttttgtaacatAGAAGATGAGACCAATGTTAGATTAGAATTTCTTTAATATGTTAAATCctctaataaaaataaataaaatcattgaCTGAGATCTATAATTATCTCCATCTTTATTTGAAAGAACTTGACCCAATACGGAGAATACCTCCATTTCTCTAATAATTTGTCTATTTATCAACGTGTGATCTAAATCTTGAGTTTAAAAGAATGTAGCATCTCCTATGGATAGCTTTAGTTTTGTTTTCCCTTGTTTACTAATTGGTGGATTTTGTGTATATACATGATGAACTCGGCAGTTattgtttggattttttttcataatgaTTTATAGTATTATTCTAATAGATTATTCCAATTTTTGGcgatctttttcttttttcttgttttttctttGGGTGGAAGTTGACCATTTTCTTTTTCTGGCTAGGCACTCAACAATCTAGGCAGTGTCCATGTTGATTGTGGTAACTTGGATGCAGCAGCTGATTGCTACATTAATGCCCTTAAAATACGTCATACTCGAGCTCACCAAGGCCTAGCCCGTGTTCATTTCCTGAGAAATGACAAAAATGCCGCATATACCGAGATGACAAAACTGGTCGAGAAGGCGAGAAATAATGCATCAGCTTATGAAAAACGGTCTGAGTATTGCGATCGTGAACTCACAAAGGCTGATCTTGAAATGGTCACTCGCTTAGACCCTTTGCGGGCGTACCCATACAGATATCGAGCTGCAGGTTAGATTTCTCCTTCAATTGAATCATTATCATGGTCTAATTTCCCCACCGTCTTACCTTGCTGAATTTCATGTAGCATGGAAATTCAGACAAAGTAAGCCCTTAAGTTTATCTCCTGATAATTTTGAAGATTTTTAAAGCTCGGCCCTCAAGTACCATATGAGAAGCGCATGCCAGCTATTAGCAGATTGTGGAATTTCACCTCAAATCTTTTACTAAATAGCTGCAGATTGATGATTATTGGTGGATTTGTGTATGGATTTAACAACCACTCCATAGCCCAAAATAGTAAAAAGGCAAAGCAGgggaaaaaataatttgtagtaATGCAAGTGAAGAAAGTTCTTACCTAACGTGGAACTTAAAAGGGCGTGCAATAAGATCAAGATTCAGCGAATGTTGCTGGAGACCATGTATTCGGAATATTGTAAGGAACTGTTTGGTGCGAATGAGGAGATTCAACATCTTTGCATCATCCCACATTTTGATTCAAGTTTTACAAATAAGGCTTATGCCTACTAATGTAGCTGCagtatttgattaaaaaaaaactaaaacgtGGAAAGACAAAATGGTTTATGAGTGTTTCATGAACTAGTACATGAAGTTGGGTCTGTGCTGCACTCTTTATGGATTTGGGGTATTCTGGTGGAATTTACATATGATTCAGATCCATTATTACAGCTTCCATAACAATACTTGGTCTTGATATTGTTGTCATTCCATAACATCTCcaagaaaaatttatgttctGAGGGAGGGGAACATGGAAGGATAATGCCATGATTCCACCGAAGTTctgattttttatgtttttctgTTTTTTGCTCAGGTTTCGGTTGTGACTTTAAGAAAATCCGTGTGTTTTATTTCCACAGTTTTGATGGACAACCAGGAAGAAAAAGAAGCCATTGCAGAACTCTCAACGGCTATTGCATTTAAAGCAGACCTTCACCTTTTTCATCTTCGTGCTGCATTCCACGAGCACATTGGTGATGTTATAGGTGCATTACGAGACTGTCGAGCTGCTCTTTCAGTCGACCCTAATCATCAAGAAATGTTGGAGCTTCGTAGCCGTGTGAATTCTCAAGAACCTTGAAGTCAAATCCTGCTGAAAGAGCTATGAGGTGGGGAAGAATTAGCAAGTAAGGTTggtaaatgatttattatttttgttatgaaaaagaaaagaggaaattataaaaaaaactttagcTTGTAACATATCTATCTTGTATCATACTATcatcttcctttttttttcctgGATTTTGTATACTGTGAATTTTTTTGTCAATATAACTCACTATTGTCAAAAGGTATTGGTGGTCCTGTCTGATCACTTAAATGGTTCTTAAGGT
Proteins encoded:
- the LOC140958356 gene encoding ETO1-like protein 1 codes for the protein MRTLFASESCKETQLNSINPQSWLQVERGKLSKFAAQSPSSIESLIKVPEPPILPHYKPVDYVEDLAQLHEELESCPPEERSNLYLLQYQVFKGLGEAKLMRRSLRSAWLKATTVYEKIVFGAWLKYGKQGEDIISDLLSSCGKCQEFGAIDIASEFPVSKVPSFPCTLDDTGCPQIVSFRIGDKNIACDRHKIAELSAPFHAMLNGSFTEALCDDINLSENNISPSGMMVINKFSTTGSLNEVPADLLLEILVFANRFCCESLKDACDRKLASFVISTQDAVELFEYALEENSPVLAATCLQVFLHELPHSLNDPQVVELLSGLSLQQRSIMVGPASFFLYSLLTEVAMNSDPGSDISVLFSKQSVDCAGSSRQKMLALHKLGCVRFLRKEYDEAEKLFESALREGHVYSVVGLARLCHIDGHKHLSYEKMNSVISSYTPLGWMYQERSLYCEGEKRLGDLEKATELDPTLTYPYMYRAASLMRKPDVQAALAEINRVLGFKLALECLELRFCFYLALEDYKSAICDVQAILTLCPDYRMFDGRVAASQLRILVREHVENWTTADCWLQLYDRWSLVDDIGSLSVIYQMLESDASKGVLYFRQSLLLLRLNCPEAAMRSLQLARQHASNEPERLVYEGWILYDTGHCEEGLKKAEESIKLQRSFEAFFLKAYALADSSQDPSCSSTVISLLEEALKCPSDRLRKGQALNNLGSVHVDCGNLDAAADCYINALKIRHTRAHQGLARVHFLRNDKNAAYTEMTKLVEKARNNASAYEKRSEYCDRELTKADLEMVTRLDPLRAYPYRYRAAVLMDNQEEKEAIAELSTAIAFKADLHLFHLRAAFHEHIGDVIGALRDCRAALSVDPNHQEMLELRSRVNSQEP